A window of the Streptomyces luomodiensis genome harbors these coding sequences:
- a CDS encoding SCO3242 family prenyltransferase: MGTWGDWAELLRVSALFTVPGDALAGAAAAGRGPNRGTALGVCASLCLYEAGMALNDWADRDVDAVERPGRPLPSGRIAPVAALTAATGLTAAGLACAAAAGRPALATATTLAGTVWAYDLGLKNTPAGPPAMAATRALDLLLGATASAGHLRPALRPAVLLGAHTLAVTTVSRREAVGGSSTAPLGALAAAAAIAWTATRHPPRPAATPTGAGPDRVVVRHAAVAAAPGATAPERGPAAGVAVSRGLGRLLSQGAGKARRGGPSGGLAGAVLAAPAPMRGGPPGGRRVGRRPSVGPDRVVGRSAVVAAAAGVGSAVGRRIARAGGQGAQLRRGGPSGRLAGSAVAGLAAGVAKRHAVATARTGRGGSPAGWPARRGTRGAGAWHRTRSTSRFAAVAAAVLAGGYVATVARPLAHAALNPSPYLLQRAVGSGIRATIPLQAVLASRAGAHRTAAGLLALVPVARRLARKVSAT, encoded by the coding sequence GTGGGGACCTGGGGGGACTGGGCCGAACTGCTCCGCGTATCGGCCCTGTTCACGGTCCCCGGTGACGCCCTGGCAGGCGCGGCCGCGGCCGGCCGCGGCCCCAACCGGGGTACGGCGCTCGGGGTCTGCGCGTCGCTGTGCCTGTACGAGGCGGGCATGGCGCTCAACGACTGGGCGGACCGGGACGTCGACGCCGTGGAACGCCCCGGCCGCCCACTCCCGTCGGGCCGTATCGCCCCGGTCGCGGCGCTGACCGCCGCGACCGGGCTGACCGCCGCCGGACTGGCCTGCGCCGCCGCCGCGGGCCGCCCGGCCCTCGCCACGGCTACGACCCTGGCGGGCACGGTGTGGGCGTACGACCTGGGGCTGAAGAACACCCCCGCGGGCCCGCCCGCCATGGCCGCGACCCGCGCGCTCGACCTCCTCCTCGGCGCCACGGCCTCCGCCGGTCACCTGCGCCCGGCCCTGCGCCCGGCCGTCCTCCTGGGCGCCCACACCCTCGCGGTGACCACGGTCTCCCGGCGGGAGGCGGTCGGCGGCTCCTCGACGGCGCCCCTCGGCGCACTCGCGGCGGCAGCGGCGATCGCCTGGACGGCCACCCGTCACCCACCCCGCCCGGCCGCCACCCCGACCGGCGCGGGACCCGACCGCGTAGTGGTCCGCCACGCGGCGGTCGCGGCCGCACCCGGGGCCACCGCCCCGGAGCGTGGCCCGGCTGCCGGTGTCGCCGTCAGCCGGGGGCTCGGTCGCCTGCTGAGCCAGGGTGCGGGGAAGGCGCGGCGTGGTGGCCCGTCGGGGGGACTCGCCGGGGCCGTCCTGGCGGCCCCTGCCCCCATGAGAGGCGGCCCACCGGGCGGGCGGCGGGTCGGCCGTCGCCCCTCCGTGGGACCTGACCGCGTGGTGGGCCGCTCCGCGGTGGTTGCGGCCGCCGCAGGGGTCGGCAGCGCGGTTGGCCGGAGAATCGCTCGTGCGGGTGGCCAGGGCGCGCAGTTGCGGCGGGGCGGCCCGTCGGGGCGACTCGCCGGGTCCGCCGTGGCGGGCTTGGCCGCCGGCGTGGCCAAGCGACATGCGGTGGCCACGGCCCGCACCGGGCGCGGTGGCTCACCGGCGGGGTGGCCCGCCCGGCGGGGCACCCGAGGCGCGGGCGCTTGGCACCGCACGCGATCGACGAGCCGCTTCGCGGCCGTCGCGGCGGCCGTGCTCGCCGGGGGGTACGTCGCCACGGTCGCCCGGCCGTTGGCGCACGCCGCGCTCAACCCCTCCCCGTACCTCCTCCAGCGCGCCGTCGGCAGTGGCATCCGCGCGACGATCCCGCTTCAGGCCGTACTCGCCTCCCGCGCCGGGGCGCACCGTACGGCCGCCGGGCTGCTCGCGCTCGTACCCGTCGCCCGCCGGCTGGCGAGAAAGGTGAGCGCGACATGA
- a CDS encoding sugar phosphate isomerase/epimerase family protein codes for MSRPTPEALRFAYGTNGLTDLRLTDALALLADLGYDGVSLTLDHMHLDPLAPDLASRTRRVARDLGRLGLGVAIETGARYVLDARRKHHPTLLDPDPEARGARVDLLLTAVRVAADLGAPAVHCFSGVLPPGESERTAWRRLADAIGPVADAAGAAGVALAIEPEPGHLLSDLAGFHRLRTALGDPAALGLTLDIGHCQCLEPAPPAECVRAAAPWVRHVQIEDMRRGVHEHLPFGDGEIDFPPVLEALRATGYRGLVGVELPRHSHAGPELARTSLRFLKDAERLAERAAIEGGVRC; via the coding sequence ATGAGCCGCCCCACCCCGGAAGCCCTCCGCTTCGCCTACGGCACCAACGGTCTGACCGACCTCCGCCTGACCGACGCCCTCGCGCTGCTCGCCGACCTCGGCTACGACGGCGTCTCGCTGACCCTCGACCATATGCACCTCGACCCACTCGCCCCGGACCTCGCCTCCCGCACCCGCCGAGTCGCCCGCGACCTCGGGCGGCTCGGCCTCGGTGTCGCGATCGAGACCGGCGCCCGGTACGTCCTCGACGCCCGGCGCAAGCACCACCCCACCCTTCTCGACCCGGACCCCGAGGCCCGCGGCGCCCGCGTCGATCTGCTGCTGACGGCCGTCCGGGTGGCCGCCGACCTCGGGGCGCCGGCCGTGCACTGCTTCAGCGGAGTGCTGCCACCCGGTGAGTCGGAGCGGACGGCGTGGCGTCGGCTGGCGGACGCCATCGGGCCGGTGGCCGACGCCGCCGGGGCGGCGGGCGTGGCCCTGGCGATCGAGCCGGAGCCGGGGCATCTCCTCTCCGACCTCGCCGGATTCCACCGGCTGCGCACGGCGCTCGGCGACCCGGCGGCCCTCGGCCTCACCCTCGACATCGGCCACTGCCAGTGCCTGGAACCGGCCCCGCCCGCCGAGTGCGTCCGCGCGGCGGCGCCATGGGTGCGGCATGTACAGATCGAGGACATGCGGCGCGGGGTCCATGAGCATCTGCCCTTCGGCGACGGAGAGATCGACTTCCCGCCCGTGCTGGAGGCGCTGCGCGCCACGGGCTACCGGGGGCTCGTCGGCGTCGAACTGCCTCGCCATTCACACGCCGGTCCCGAACTGGCCCGCACCTCCCTGCGCTTCCTCAAGGACGCCGAACGGCTCGCCGAACGCGCCGCGATCGAGGGAGGCGTCCGGTGCTGA
- a CDS encoding EboA domain-containing protein: MLGAPEGARDASRARDVREARVAPGAREVHGSRGPHRAREAREAGAAPDLPDAVRVLLLHAANVDARTAARLYAHGTGAERRAVLLALPYLRIDGADAVPLVEDALRTNDTRLVAAAVGPFAARHLSPHSWRQAVLKCLFTGVPLTAVADWERRARGDAELARMLTDYARERTAAGRPVPGDLDPVLARTRAPLGEEPLTRAPSREASLPRAVSREES, encoded by the coding sequence GTGTTGGGTGCCCCCGAGGGCGCCCGCGATGCCAGCAGGGCGCGCGATGTGCGTGAGGCCCGTGTGGCCCCGGGCGCCCGCGAAGTCCACGGCAGCCGCGGACCCCACCGCGCCCGAGAGGCCCGAGAGGCCGGGGCGGCACCGGATCTCCCCGACGCCGTCCGCGTCCTGCTCCTGCACGCCGCCAACGTGGACGCGCGTACAGCCGCGAGGCTGTACGCGCACGGCACCGGTGCCGAGCGCCGCGCCGTGCTCCTCGCGCTGCCGTATCTACGTATCGACGGGGCGGACGCCGTTCCCCTCGTCGAGGACGCCCTGCGGACCAACGACACCCGGCTCGTGGCGGCCGCCGTCGGCCCGTTCGCCGCCCGTCACCTCTCCCCGCACAGCTGGCGGCAGGCCGTGCTGAAGTGCCTGTTCACCGGCGTCCCGCTGACCGCCGTCGCCGACTGGGAGCGCCGTGCGCGCGGCGACGCCGAGCTGGCCCGCATGCTCACCGACTACGCCCGCGAGCGCACCGCCGCCGGCCGCCCCGTGCCCGGCGACCTCGACCCCGTGCTGGCCCGGACCCGCGCCCCGCTCGGCGAGGAGCCCCTGACCCGAGCCCCGTCCCGAGAGGCGTCCCTGCCCCGCGCCGTGTCCCGCGAGGAGTCCTGA
- a CDS encoding TatD family hydrolase → MRIFDPHIHMTSRTTNDYEAMYAAGVRAVVEPSFWLGQPRTSPASFYDYFDSLLGWEPFRAAQHGIAHHCTLALNPKEANDPRCVPVLDELPRYLVKDGVVAVGEIGYDSMTPAEDAALAAQLQLAAEHGLPALVHTPHRDKLAGLRRTLDVVRESALPPDRVLVDHLNETTVEEAKDSGCWLGFSVYPDTKMDEERMVAILRAYGPERVLVNSAADWGRSDPLKTRKVGDLMRAEGFTEDDIDLVLWRNPVAFYGLSGRLDLDLDSEETVATATHEGNSILRGGAPATPATSTPVTPATSTPATPAAAASTGR, encoded by the coding sequence ATGCGCATCTTCGATCCCCACATCCATATGACCTCCCGCACCACCAACGACTACGAGGCCATGTACGCCGCGGGGGTGCGCGCCGTCGTCGAGCCGTCCTTCTGGCTCGGGCAGCCCCGCACCTCGCCCGCCAGCTTCTACGACTACTTCGACTCCCTCCTCGGCTGGGAGCCCTTCCGGGCCGCCCAGCACGGCATCGCCCACCACTGCACCCTGGCCCTCAACCCCAAGGAGGCCAACGACCCGCGCTGCGTCCCCGTCCTGGACGAGCTGCCGCGCTACCTCGTCAAGGACGGCGTCGTGGCCGTGGGCGAGATCGGCTACGACTCGATGACCCCCGCCGAGGACGCCGCCCTCGCCGCCCAGCTCCAGCTCGCCGCCGAGCATGGTCTGCCCGCCCTCGTCCACACCCCGCACCGCGACAAGCTCGCCGGTCTGCGGCGCACCCTCGACGTCGTCCGGGAGTCCGCGCTGCCCCCCGACCGCGTCCTGGTCGACCACCTCAACGAGACCACCGTCGAAGAGGCCAAGGACAGCGGCTGCTGGCTGGGCTTCTCCGTCTATCCGGACACCAAGATGGACGAGGAGCGGATGGTCGCGATCCTGCGCGCGTACGGGCCCGAGCGGGTGCTGGTCAACTCCGCCGCCGACTGGGGGCGGAGCGATCCGCTCAAGACCCGCAAGGTCGGTGACCTGATGCGCGCCGAGGGTTTCACCGAGGACGACATCGACCTGGTGTTGTGGCGCAACCCGGTCGCGTTCTACGGGCTCAGCGGCCGTCTGGACCTGGACCTCGACAGTGAGGAGACCGTGGCCACCGCCACCCACGAGGGCAACTCCATCCTGCGCGGCGGCGCCCCGGCCACCCCGGCCACCTCGACCCCGGTCACCCCGGCAACCTCGACCCCGGCCACCCCGGCAGCCGCTGCATCGACGGGACGGTGA
- the eboE gene encoding metabolite traffic protein EboE has product MRFRHPDGSTVHLAYCTNVHPAEDLGGVLEQLKLHCEPVRRRLGRDRLGIGLWLARDAARALSADPAELRRLRTALDTRGLEVVTLNGFPYQGFGAQEVKYRVYTPDWTDPERLEHTTHLARLLAALLPDDIADGSVSTLPLAWRTPFDADRARAARRHLTTLAQRLDAIQELTGRSVRIGLEPEPGCTVETTAQAIEALTGPGGPPLERIGVCLDTCHLATQFEDPHAAVDALTAAGVPVVKAQLSAALHAEDPGRPAVREALAAFAEPRFLHQTRTRAAGGGVHGTDDLDQALAGGLDDTAPWRSHFHVPLHAPPEPPLTSTLPVLADALARLVGGPAPLTRHLEVETYTWQALPPELRPRTRERLADGIAAELALARDLLTDLGLKELP; this is encoded by the coding sequence ATGCGCTTCCGCCACCCCGACGGCTCCACCGTCCACCTCGCCTACTGCACCAACGTCCACCCCGCCGAGGACCTCGGCGGCGTCCTGGAGCAACTGAAACTGCACTGCGAACCGGTGCGCCGCCGCCTGGGCCGCGACCGGCTCGGCATCGGCCTGTGGCTGGCCCGCGACGCCGCCCGCGCCCTCAGCGCCGATCCCGCCGAACTGCGCCGGCTGCGCACCGCGCTGGACACCCGTGGTCTGGAGGTGGTCACCCTCAACGGCTTCCCCTACCAGGGGTTCGGCGCCCAGGAGGTCAAGTACCGCGTCTACACACCGGACTGGACCGACCCGGAGCGGCTGGAGCACACCACCCACCTGGCCCGGCTGCTGGCCGCGCTGCTGCCCGACGACATCGCCGACGGCTCCGTCTCCACCCTGCCGCTGGCCTGGCGCACCCCCTTCGACGCCGACCGGGCCCGCGCCGCCCGCCGCCACCTCACCACCCTCGCCCAGCGGCTCGACGCCATCCAGGAGCTCACCGGGCGCTCCGTCCGCATCGGCCTGGAGCCCGAGCCCGGCTGCACCGTCGAGACGACCGCGCAGGCCATCGAGGCGCTCACCGGGCCCGGCGGTCCGCCCCTGGAGCGCATCGGCGTCTGCCTGGACACCTGCCATCTGGCGACGCAGTTCGAGGATCCGCACGCGGCCGTCGACGCGCTCACCGCCGCCGGGGTCCCCGTCGTCAAGGCGCAACTGTCCGCCGCGCTGCACGCCGAGGACCCGGGCCGGCCCGCCGTACGGGAAGCCCTCGCGGCCTTCGCCGAGCCCCGCTTCCTCCACCAGACCCGCACCCGGGCCGCCGGAGGCGGCGTCCACGGCACCGACGACCTCGACCAGGCGCTGGCCGGCGGGCTCGACGACACCGCGCCCTGGCGATCCCACTTCCACGTGCCGCTGCACGCCCCGCCCGAGCCCCCGCTCACCTCCACCCTCCCCGTGCTCGCCGACGCCCTCGCCCGCCTCGTCGGCGGGCCCGCCCCGCTGACCCGCCACCTGGAGGTGGAGACCTACACCTGGCAGGCGCTCCCGCCCGAGCTGCGGCCCCGCACCCGCGAACGGCTCGCCGACGGCATCGCCGCCGAACTGGCCCTCGCCCGCGATCTGCTCACCGACCTCGGCCTCAAGGAGCTGCCATGA
- a CDS encoding nucleotide pyrophosphatase/phosphodiesterase family protein yields MSAPSHGSGPTPLLVLDVVGLTPRLLDHMPRLKALGRSGSHAALGTVLPAVTCAAQSTFLTGTTPAEHGIVGNGWYFRELGEVLLWRQHNGLVGGDKLWDAARRVHPDYTVANVCWWYAMGSDTDITVTPRPVYYADGRKEPDCYTRPPELHDELTEKFGTFPLFHFWGPGADLVSSRWIIDATRHILRTRPTDLVLAYLPHLDYDLQRYGPDDPRAHTAAAELDTALGPLLDDATARGRTVVALSEYGITRVSRPVDINRALRRAGLLEVHTQDGMEYLDPGASRAFAVADHQLAHVYVRRAEDLDATRTALAGLPGIAELLDDAGKKAHGLDHPRSGELVAVAAPDAWFTYYYWLDDARAPDFAQLVEIHRKPGYDPAELFMDPKDPYVRVRAATALARKKTGMRYRMAVVPLDPAPVRGSHGRLPDRDEDGPVLLCSRPGAVGGRVAATDVKTLLLRLAGLTNATEGDTP; encoded by the coding sequence ATGAGCGCCCCGAGCCACGGGAGCGGCCCGACCCCGCTCCTCGTCCTCGACGTCGTCGGGCTCACCCCACGCCTGCTGGACCACATGCCCCGTCTCAAGGCGCTCGGCCGCTCCGGCTCCCACGCGGCGCTGGGCACCGTACTGCCCGCCGTCACCTGCGCCGCCCAGTCGACGTTCCTCACCGGCACCACCCCCGCCGAGCACGGCATCGTCGGCAACGGCTGGTACTTCCGCGAGCTGGGCGAGGTGTTGCTGTGGCGGCAGCACAACGGGCTCGTCGGCGGCGACAAGCTGTGGGACGCCGCCCGCCGTGTCCACCCGGACTACACCGTGGCCAACGTCTGCTGGTGGTACGCGATGGGTTCGGACACCGACATCACCGTCACCCCGCGCCCCGTCTACTACGCCGACGGCCGCAAGGAGCCGGACTGCTACACCCGGCCCCCCGAGCTGCACGACGAGCTCACCGAGAAGTTCGGCACCTTCCCCCTCTTCCACTTCTGGGGCCCCGGCGCCGACCTGGTCTCCTCGCGGTGGATCATCGACGCCACCCGCCACATCCTGCGTACCCGCCCCACCGATCTGGTCCTGGCCTACCTCCCGCACCTGGACTACGACCTCCAGCGGTACGGCCCCGACGATCCCCGCGCCCACACCGCCGCCGCCGAGCTCGACACCGCCCTCGGCCCGCTGCTCGACGACGCCACCGCCCGCGGCCGCACCGTCGTCGCGCTGTCCGAATACGGCATCACCCGGGTCTCCCGGCCCGTGGACATCAACCGGGCGCTGCGCCGCGCCGGGCTGCTGGAGGTGCACACCCAGGACGGCATGGAGTATCTGGACCCCGGCGCCTCCCGGGCCTTCGCGGTCGCCGACCACCAGCTGGCCCATGTATACGTGCGGCGCGCCGAGGACCTGGACGCCACCCGCACCGCGCTGGCCGGTCTCCCGGGGATCGCCGAACTCCTCGACGACGCGGGCAAGAAGGCCCACGGCCTGGACCATCCCCGCTCCGGGGAGCTGGTCGCGGTCGCCGCGCCGGACGCCTGGTTCACGTACTACTACTGGCTCGACGACGCCCGCGCCCCCGACTTCGCCCAGCTGGTGGAGATCCACCGCAAGCCCGGCTACGACCCGGCCGAGCTGTTCATGGACCCCAAGGACCCCTATGTGCGAGTGCGGGCCGCCACCGCGCTGGCCCGCAAGAAGACCGGGATGCGCTACCGCATGGCCGTCGTCCCGCTCGACCCCGCCCCGGTGCGCGGCAGCCACGGCCGCCTCCCGGACCGAGACGAGGACGGGCCCGTCCTCCTCTGCTCCCGGCCCGGCGCGGTCGGCGGCCGGGTGGCCGCCACCGATGTGAAGACCCTGCTCCTCCGACTCGCCGGCCTGACGAACGCAACCGAAGGAGACACCCCGTGA
- a CDS encoding sugar phosphate isomerase/epimerase family protein codes for MKSAHDHPELAETLRRRRFLGVAAGATAAGLLGTGTAAAAQTGTTTAAAQRGRGGPLVPRGHLGIQLYTLRDQVQSIGFARVFQELARYGYDQVEFAGYTQGSAGAITLEQLKRLMRDHGLRGIGSHVGYYSDDPKAYTFATNLTQVLDDAEALGLPNVGTASGPWRYGTTVDGWKRCAEEFNTYGAAAKARGLKFYQHNHAEEFSFATDRPDVRLYDVLLAETDPELVHLEMDIYWAYVAQYRFGRKADGSPAPFEPLDYVLRAPHRYPLFHVKDGEHDETVPDGYRMVDVGDGDIDYRRFLTAVGRTHGGRRDHHWMVEHDQPADSLTTARRSGRYLRSLRCGGRG; via the coding sequence GTGAAGAGCGCCCACGACCACCCCGAACTGGCCGAGACCCTTCGCCGCCGCAGATTCCTCGGCGTCGCCGCGGGCGCCACGGCCGCCGGTCTGCTCGGCACCGGCACCGCCGCGGCCGCCCAGACGGGCACCACCACCGCCGCCGCCCAGCGCGGCCGGGGCGGTCCGCTGGTGCCCCGCGGCCATCTCGGCATCCAGCTCTACACCCTCCGCGACCAGGTGCAGTCCATCGGCTTCGCCCGGGTCTTCCAGGAGCTGGCCCGGTACGGCTACGACCAGGTGGAGTTCGCCGGATACACCCAGGGGTCGGCGGGCGCCATCACCCTCGAGCAGCTGAAGCGGCTGATGCGGGACCACGGGCTGCGCGGTATCGGCAGCCACGTCGGCTACTACTCCGACGACCCGAAGGCCTACACCTTCGCCACCAACCTCACCCAGGTGCTCGACGACGCCGAGGCGCTGGGCCTGCCGAACGTGGGCACCGCCTCCGGGCCCTGGCGCTACGGCACCACGGTGGACGGCTGGAAGCGGTGTGCGGAGGAGTTCAACACCTACGGCGCGGCGGCCAAGGCGCGCGGGCTGAAGTTCTACCAGCACAACCACGCCGAGGAGTTCTCCTTCGCCACCGACCGGCCGGACGTCCGGCTCTACGACGTGCTGCTCGCCGAGACCGACCCGGAGCTGGTCCACCTGGAGATGGACATCTACTGGGCGTACGTGGCCCAGTACCGCTTCGGCAGGAAGGCCGACGGCTCCCCGGCGCCCTTCGAGCCGCTGGACTACGTGTTGCGCGCTCCGCACCGCTATCCGCTCTTCCACGTCAAGGACGGCGAACACGACGAGACCGTCCCCGACGGCTACCGGATGGTGGACGTCGGGGACGGTGACATCGACTACCGCCGTTTCCTGACCGCGGTCGGCAGGACCCATGGCGGGCGCCGTGACCACCACTGGATGGTGGAGCACGACCAGCCCGCCGATTCGCTCACCACCGCCCGCCGCTCCGGCCGCTATCTGCGGTCGCTGCGGTGCGGCGGACGGGGCTGA
- a CDS encoding OFA family MFS transporter: MSTAERPEGVLPYREVQDSKGRTYRIGETDRDILGHSRKLMVYLPWVAMMAISVSEYAYGSAEDTLSDAHGWTQSNTFWILSVWVFFQAGIAFPAGWLREKGLLTARRAMYLGSGLCLIGFVALAHLDNVFAAIVGFGVVGGLGSGLVYATCINMVGKWFPERRGAKTGFVNGGFAYGALPFIFIFNYWFDTGNYDEVLDLIGVYVLIIVAICAWFFKDPPKNWWPADIDPIGYSGNAKSAASLAKNPPAVRQYTPKEAIRTGMLPLMWVSLVLTAGVSIFGISFQVDYAKDVGFGPLVAASSMGIMSVINGIGRGVVGWLSDLWGRKTTLVFVIVVLGLAQFGVIWAGNIHNEVLFLFFAFLSGFGGGAFYPMFAALTPDYFGENYNATNYGLVYSGKLISGLFGGGLGSMVVDAWGYDGAYALAGGISMVAAAVALLLRQPGRPRIRGIAPNPHPISREAV; the protein is encoded by the coding sequence ATGAGCACAGCAGAACGGCCGGAAGGGGTTCTCCCCTACCGGGAAGTGCAGGACAGCAAGGGACGCACGTATCGCATCGGCGAGACCGACCGCGACATCCTGGGCCACAGCCGGAAGCTGATGGTCTATCTGCCGTGGGTCGCGATGATGGCCATCAGCGTGTCCGAGTACGCGTACGGCTCGGCGGAGGACACGCTCTCGGACGCGCACGGCTGGACCCAGAGCAACACCTTCTGGATCCTCAGCGTCTGGGTGTTCTTCCAGGCGGGTATCGCCTTCCCCGCCGGATGGCTGCGGGAGAAGGGGTTACTGACCGCCCGCAGGGCCATGTACCTGGGGTCGGGGCTGTGTCTGATCGGCTTCGTGGCCCTCGCCCACCTCGACAACGTTTTCGCGGCGATCGTCGGCTTCGGCGTCGTCGGCGGGCTCGGCTCCGGACTCGTCTACGCCACCTGCATCAACATGGTGGGCAAGTGGTTCCCGGAGCGGCGCGGCGCGAAGACGGGCTTCGTCAACGGCGGTTTCGCCTACGGCGCGCTGCCGTTCATCTTCATCTTCAACTACTGGTTCGACACCGGTAACTACGACGAGGTCCTCGACCTCATCGGCGTCTACGTGCTGATCATCGTGGCGATCTGCGCCTGGTTCTTCAAGGACCCGCCGAAGAACTGGTGGCCCGCCGACATCGACCCGATCGGCTACTCCGGCAACGCCAAGAGCGCGGCGAGCCTGGCGAAGAACCCTCCGGCGGTGCGGCAGTACACGCCCAAGGAAGCCATCAGGACCGGCATGCTGCCCCTGATGTGGGTGTCCCTGGTGCTCACCGCCGGGGTGTCGATCTTCGGAATCTCCTTCCAGGTCGACTACGCCAAGGACGTGGGATTCGGCCCGCTGGTCGCGGCCTCGTCCATGGGCATCATGTCCGTCATCAACGGCATCGGACGCGGTGTGGTCGGCTGGCTCTCGGACCTGTGGGGCCGCAAGACCACCCTGGTGTTCGTCATCGTCGTGCTGGGCCTGGCCCAGTTCGGGGTGATCTGGGCCGGCAACATCCACAACGAGGTGCTGTTCCTCTTCTTCGCCTTCCTCTCCGGATTCGGCGGCGGCGCCTTCTACCCGATGTTCGCGGCGCTGACCCCGGACTACTTCGGGGAGAACTACAACGCCACCAACTACGGCCTGGTCTACAGCGGAAAGCTGATCAGCGGGCTGTTCGGCGGCGGCCTCGGCTCCATGGTGGTCGACGCCTGGGGCTACGACGGCGCGTACGCGCTCGCCGGAGGCATCTCCATGGTGGCCGCCGCGGTGGCCCTGCTGCTGCGGCAGCCCGGCCGGCCGCGGATCCGGGGCATCGCCCCGAACCCGCACCCGATCAGCCGCGAGGCGGTCTAG